The following proteins are encoded in a genomic region of Vanessa cardui chromosome W, ilVanCard2.1, whole genome shotgun sequence:
- the LOC124542377 gene encoding ATP-dependent DNA helicase pif1-like: protein MSEDVLHRVRRQTLNHTLQMTEEIYNDTLIMIEDMCLLMANKVLSCLGMTAPNRHMHDALNHELQREHQYDIEALAETVRTNVPQLNQQQRIAYDTLIEAVNSGSGGIYFLDAPGGTGKTFLISLLLARIRSRNDVALALASSGIAATLLEGGRTAHSALKLPLNMQITETPICNIAKNSAMAKILQVCKLIVWDECTMAHKRSLEALDRTLKDLRDNQNIFGGAMILLSGDFRQTLPVIPRSTVADELNACLKSSNLWQYVKTLHLTTNMRVFLQQDETANVFAKQLLDIGNNKVAVDTSTGFITLPTDFCHITDSKVELIQRVFPDIAQKFNNHNWLGERAILAAKNKDVEDLNATIQNFLPGQLVSFKSVDTVMNQDDVVNYPTEFLNSLELPGLPPHNLQLKVGSVVIMLRNINQPRLCNGTRLAVKRLMNNVIEATIIKGKYKGEDVLIPRIPMIPTDLPFDFKRLQFPVRLAFAMTINKSQGQSLEVCGINLEFPCFAHGQLYVACSRVGKPSSLFIYAPQNKTKNIVYEKALN from the coding sequence ATGTCTGAGGATGTTTTGCATCGTGTGCGCCGTCAAACTTTGAATCATACACTACAAATGACTGAAGAAATTTACAATGACACATTGATCATGATAGAAGATATGTGTTTATTGATGGCAAATAAAGTATTGTCGTGTTTGGGAATGACAGCACCCAATCGTCATATGCACGATGCATTAAACCACGAGTTGCAAAGAGAACATCAGTACGACATTGAAGCATTGGCCGAAACAGTTCGTACAAATGTTCCACAATTAAATCAACAACAAAGAATTGCGTACGACACTTTGATAGAAGCTGTGAACAGTGGATCTGGTGGAATTTATTTCCTTGATGCTCCCGGAGGAACCGGAAAaacgtttttaatttcattgcttTTGGCGAGGATCAGATCGCGAAATGATGTTGCTCTAGCGTTGGCTTCATCTGGAATAGCTGCAACTCTGCTAGAAGGCGGGCGGACTGCACATTCTGCCTTGAAATTACCACTAAACATGCAAATCACCGAAACACCAATTTGCAACATCGCCAAAAATAGCGCAATGGCCAAGATCCTACAGGTATGCAAATTGATTGTTTGGGATGAATGCACAATGGCCCATAAGAGGTCACTGGAGGCACTGGACAGAACGTTGAAAGATCTTCGTgacaaccaaaatatttttggtggGGCCATGATTCTGTTGTCAGGTGATTTTCGTCAGACTCTTCCAGTTATTCCCCGATCAACTGTTGCTGATGAACTAAATGCATgcctaaaatcatcaaatttatgGCAGTACGTAAAGACACTCCACTTAACAACTAACATGCGAGTATTTTTGCAACAAGATGAAACTGCAAATGTGTTTGCGAAGCAGTTGTTAGACATTGGAAATAATAAAGTTGCAGTGGACACCTCGACCGGATTCATCACATTACCTACAGATTTCTGTCACATCACAGACTCAAAAGTGGAGCTTATTCAGCGAGTTTTCCCAGATATAGCGCAAAAGTTCAATAACCATAATTGGCTGGGTGAACGAGCAATATTAGCAGCGAAAAATAAAGATGTCGAGGATCTTAATGCGACCATTCAGAATTTTCTTCCAGGACAGTTGGTTTCCTTCAAATCAGTCGACACCGTAATGAACCAGGATGACGTAGTCAACTATCCCACTGAGTTTTTAAATTCACTGGAATTGCCTGGATTACCACCTCACAATTTGCAGTTAAAAGTGGGATCAGTTGTCATCATGCTGCGTAACATTAATCAACCTCGACTATGCAATGGAACAAGACTGGCTGTGAAAAGACTGATGAATAACGTCATTGAGGCGACAATcataaaaggaaaatataaagGAGAGGATGTCTTGATCCCGCGGATACCGATGATTCCAACGGACTTACCATTCGATTTTAAACGGTTACAATTTCCAGTGCGTCTGGCCTTTGCGATGACCATAAATAAATCGCAAGGACAGTCGTTAGAAGTTTGTGGAATCAACTTGGAGTTTCCCTGTTTCGCGCATGGACAATTATACGTCGCGTGTTCGCGCGTCGGAAAACCGtcttctttgtttatttacgcaccacaaaacaaaacaaaaaatatagtttatgagaaagctttaaattaa